Sequence from the Nocardiopsis sp. YSL2 genome:
GGAGCGCGCCCCGATGGAGACCACGAGCGTGACCTCGTCGCCCGTCTCGACCTCGGTCCCCGCGGCGGGTTCGGTGGCGGCCACCGCGCCGGACTCGACGGCGTCGTCGTAGGACTCGGCCCGTCGGACGACCAGGTCGGCGCCGAGTTCCGCCAGGACGGCCTCGGCCTCCGCGGGCGCGCTGCCCGTGACGTCCGGGAGCTCGATCGTGTCGTCGGGGGCCAGGGCGGCCCAGCCGACGACGGCGAGCAGCACGACGGCCAGGGCGGCCGCGGAGACCAGCACGGGCACGCGCCGCCACGGCGGCGCCCCCTCGCGGCCGCGGTTCCGGCCACGGTCGGCTCCGGTCCCCGGTGCGAACGCGGCACCGGCCTGGGCCTCCGCGCCGATCACGGGGATGGGCCGGGTCTCCGCGGGGTCGCCGTCCCCGTCCCCCCGCGGCAGCGACCGCATGACCTGTTCGACCATGGTGAGGTACTTGGCGGCGTCGCGCGGGCGGTAGCGCGGTGTGGGATCGGTGGCGTTGGCGACCAGCATGTCGACGTCGGGCGGAATCCCGTCCACGTGGGACGAGGGCCGCAGCGGTCCCTCGTGCGGCGCGGTGCCGACACCGGTGATCAGGGTGTGGAGCAGCCGCCCGGCCGCGTGGACGTCCTCGCTGGTGTCCGGTTCCCGTCCCGCGGACGCGTCGGCGAGCAGGGGGAGCCCGGTGACGGTCACCCGGCCCTCGTCGTCGAGCAGGACGTGCCCGGCCTCGACCCCGCCGTGCACGATGCCCGCCTGGTGGAGGGCGTCCAGAGCGGAGAGGACGTCGGCGACGATGGTCAGGGCCGTACCGGGGGAGTAGCGCAGGGCCGCGTCGCCGTCGGTGAGGACGCGGTCGAGGCCCTCACCGCGCTCGTACTCGGTGACGGCGTACACGTGGTCGCCGTCGCGGCCGTGACCGAGAGTGCGTGCCAGCCCCGGGTGCGTGACGGTCTCCAGCGTCTGGACACGGCTGTCGAAGGCGTGGACGGCGCCCGGATCGGCGACCGACCCGGGGTGCATCACCGTGACCATGACGAGGTTGTCGACGGTCAGGTCGTGCGCCGTGTGGACGGTACCCGAGGGACCGCTGCGGACACGCTGTCCCAGGACATAGCGTCCGTGCAGCGTGAGGCCGAAGAGGGTGTCGGGACTGGGGGTCGCCATGATGCGGATTCTACGGTCACCCGCACGACAGATCATCGCCATTCGTCCGAATACGGACATGTGCCCGCGCACAGGGGTGCGACGGCGGACCCCTGAGCGGTCGCACGACCACGCCGTCGTCACCGTCGGTGATCTCCTGCTCCCGTGAGCGCGGTGCCGCGAACCGGTTCCGGTGGATTCCCGGACCGCTCCGGAGCCCGCCGCCTCGATAGGGTCCGAGTACCCGAAACCGAAGCGAGGCCCCCATGACACCGCCCCCTCCCGGGACCGTCGGCGACCGTGCGGCCGGAGTGCTGCTCGGCGCCGCCTGCGGGGACGCACTGGGCGTTCCCTACGAGTTCGCACGCAGGCTCGCCGACCACGAGGTGCCGGAGATGGTCGGCGGAGGGCTCGGCCCGTACGCGCCGGGCGAGTACTCCGACGACACCCAGATGGCGGTCTGTATCGCCGAGACCCTGCGCGACCACGATGCCCCGCTCTCCCACAGGGCGCTCCAGCAGACCGCCGAGGCCTTCCTGGCCTGGCGGCGCGACGGGGCCAGCGACATCGGGCACCAGACGCAGAAGGTGCTGGGCGAGGTGGAGCACGCGCGGGGGACCGAGAACGTGGCCCAGGAGATGGCGTCCGTCTCCGAGCGGCTGTTCGAGTCGGGCCTGCCGAGCGCGGGGAACGGCTCCCTGATGCGGACCGGGCCGCTGGCCCTGGCCTACCTGGACGACCCGGCGGGCCTGGCCGTGGCGGCCGACCGCTACAGCCGCCTCACGCACGGGGACCCCCTGGCGTCCGAGGCGTGCGTGCTGTGGTGCGAGGGCGTGCGCCGGGCGGTCGTGCGCGGTGACCTGTCAGGGGTCCGCGCGGGCGTGGAGCTGCTGCCGGTGGGGCGCCAGGCGTCGTGGGCGGCCTGGCTGGACGAGGCCGAGGAGCGCCCGCCGCACGCGTTCGAGGGCAACGGCTTCGTGGTCCGCACCCTGCAGGCGGCGTGGTCGGCGGTCAGCCTCGGGGACGCGGAGGAGGCGGCGGAGGGCGGCTCGCGATCGACGGAGAGCCTGCGGCTTCAGCACTCACTGTGGGCCGCGGTGCGGGCGGGGGACGACACCGACACCGTGGCGGCGATCGCCGGGGCGCTGCTCGGCGCGCGGTACGGCGCGAGCGCGATCCCCGACGAGTACCTGTCGGCGGTCCACGGCTGGCCCGGTTACCGGGCAGCGGACCTGGCCCGGCTCGCCCTGGCCGTCACCGACCGCCACTCCTGACCCGCGACCCGATCATCACCCAGGGATCCCGAACAACTCCCTGGGTGGTTTCCCGCGGTTCTTCCTGTGCGCTTCACGAGTGCCGTACGCCCGCTGGGCGACTCCCGGCGACTCTGGAATCGGCCGTTCCGGAAGCCACCGAACTACTCGTCCCCCCCGGATGACCTCCAGGCACTCGTTCCGTAGTTCGTCGGCCGACCGCGCGTCGGCGATCCGCAGGTCCCGAAGGCACCCGAGGAATCTCGACCGCTGGGCGGTGAGCCGGTCCACGACCTCGGGGCGGGGCCGGGCGACGAGCGCTCCTGGTGGATCCTGGCGGTGAGGGCACCGGCGGCATCACGCAGGAGGTCCATCAGCGTGTCGTGGTCGACGACGTCCTCCTCTGCTTCCTCTGTCCACGTCGCTCGTGGCAGGTTCGCGAACGGATCGAATTCCACTCTCACTCCTCACTGGTCACCGGGTTGGTCGTCGGCGTCCGCCACCGCCTCCGCCGCCGGAGCTCCCACCACCGGGGGGAGCGAGGCGTCGCGGGGGTCTGCCGGGGTGCTGACCACGAACATAGGGGGCCCGGGGACGGCCGGGGCGCCCTGGCCGGTACCGGCCGAACCGGATGCGGACACGCCCGAGCGGCGGGCGCTGTGGGGCCTCACTACGCTGGCGGCGAGGAGCGGTTGGACGAGGGAGGCGCTGATGACCGAGGCTTTGGAGTGGACGCGACCCGGGGAGCACCCGGACTGGTTGGCCGAGCCGACCCGTGCCGCGCTCGCCGGTCTGGGGGAGCGGGAGCGGGATCAGGTGCGGGTCGCGGAGATCGATCCCGAGCTGGCCGACACCGCCGCGTTCTGCGAGCGCTACGGGATGCCGCTGGAGACCAGCGCCAACTGCGTGGTGCTGGCGGCCAAGCGCGGCGGCGAGGTGACCTACGCGGCGTGCATGGTGCTCGCCACCCAGCGCGCGGACGTCAACGGGATGGTCCGGCGCCACCTGGGCGCCCGCAAGATCTCGTTCGCGCCGATGGACGAGGCCACCGGGATGACCGGTATGGAGTACGGCGGCATCACGCCGTTCGGTCTGCCCTCGGAGTGGCCGGTGCTGGTGGACAAGGCGGTGGTGGACACCCCGTCGGTCGTGGTGGGCAGCGGTCTGCGCCGGTCGAAGCTGTACGTGCCGGGCCCACTGGTCGGTGAGCTCCCGGGGGCCGAGGTGCTGTCACTCGTGAAGGAGTAGGCCCCGAGCCGATATGTCGACAAAGTGATCAGTGGTTACGGTCGCCGACATATCGCTTTGGTGCGCGTCTGCAGGTGTTCGACACCCTATCCGTACGGGGACCGGACAGTCCGTGGAACGAGCGGATGTCCACAGGGACCCGTCACCATGTCGACCAGCGGTGTCGACATGGCGACGGGTCGACACCTCACTCCCGACGAAGGGCCGCCGGGACCGCCCCCGCCGCGAACGCGGCCGCGAGCAGGACCACGAAGAGCGCCGCCAGTCCCACGGACCCGTCGATGAGCGTGGTGAAGTTGGACAGCACCAGCGCGGCCACGCACACCAGCCCCACGGCCCCCAGGACCGGCGCGATCCGGGCGTGCCACCACCGCCTGTCCACTCCGGTCCGGGCGAAGAACACCACGACCGCCACGCTCACCAGCACCATGAGCGCCAGCACGCCCAGCGTGGCCATGCCGCTCATCCAGGTGAACACCTGCAGGACCGGGTCGGCCCGCACCAGCGCGAACGCCCCGATCAGCAGGGCCGCCGCCGCGGACTGGACCAGCGAGGCCACGTGCGGCGACCCGTGCCGGGCGTGCGTCCCCGCGAGCGGCGACAGGGCGCCCCCGGTGTGCCCGATCGCGTAGAGGTAGCGGGCGATCGTGTTGTGGAACGCCAGCAGTGCCGTGAACAGGCTGGTGAGCAACAGGATCTCCATGGTCGCGGCCACACCCGGCCCCGCGTACAGGTGGGCCACGGAGAACACCAGGCCCTCGATGTCGTCCAGCGCGGCGGCCTGCGCGCGGCCCGCGCCGACCCCCACGACGACGGCCCAGGACACGAGTGTGTAGAAGCCGCCGATGAGCAGCACGGCCGCGTAGGTCGCGCGGGGCACCGCCCGGCCCGGCTCACGGGCCTCCTCGCTGTAGATCGCCGTCGCCTCGAAGCCGATGAAGCAGGCCACCGCGAACATCAGCCCGATCCCGGGCGAGCCGGAGAGGAAGGCGCCGGCCGTGAACGGCTCAGCGCTCGGCCCCTCGGCCCCGCCCCGCAGGAGCACCGCGCCGACCAGGACCGCGAGGACCCCGACCTCGCACACGATCAGCACGCTGAGCACACGGGTGCCCACGTCGACGCTCCGGAAGCCGAGCACCGCGACGACGGCCAGCAGGACGCCGCTCCACAGCCACCAGGGCAGGTCCGGGCCGCCGTAGGCGGCGACCGCCCCGCCGAGGGCCGCCCCGGCCAGTCCGTAGACCGCCGCCTGGATGGCGGTGTAGGAGAGCAGGGCCAGGCCCACGGCGCCCGCGCCGGTGGTCCGGCCCAGTCCCGCGGTGACGTAGGCGAAGAACGCGCCCGCGCCCTCCACGTGGCGGCTCATCCCGGCGTATCCGACGCTGAACAGCAGCAGGACGACGGTCACCACGAGGTAGGACACCGGGGCGCCCGCGCCGTTGCCGATCGCCATCATCACCGGCAGCGCGCCGCCGATCGCCACCAGCGGGGAGGCCGCGGCGACCACGAGGAACACGATGCCCGCGGTCCCCAGCGACCCCTGGAGCCCTGGTCGGGCACCGGTTTCCGGTGCCGATTCCGCCGCGCGCTCAGCCATGGCAGTGGTCCCTTCCCTCGGTGTGCGCGGTGTCCGGTCCCGGCGCGTGGCAGGAGCCCGCGGAGGTGGCGGGCACGTCCAGCGTGGGGTTGCGGTCGAAGAAGCCGACCGGCCGCAGTGTGAAGCCGGTGTAGTCGACCGGCATGATCGGCCAGTCCTCCGGGCGGGGCGCGTGCGTCAGGCCGAAGGTGTGCCACACGACCAGGTCCCGGCCGTCGAGGTCGCGGTCGGCGGCGGCGTACGCGGGCAGGCCCGCGCCGCCCGGGTGCTGGTTGACGAAGTCGCCCGCCGGGTAGCGCTCGGCGGGGTCGTAGGCGGTCACCCACAGGTGGCGGGTGGCGAAGGCCGCGCGCGCGGCGATCGAGGAGGCCGGATCGGCGAGCAGCACCGGCTTGCCCTCGGGTTGGAGGGCGTAGCCGACGGGCTGCCCGAGCCGGTTGGGGGAGTCGGGGTTGGTGATGTGCCAGACCCGGTCCACGGAGGCGTCGGCGTCGCGCTGTGCCTGCGCCTCCGTGGCCAGCACGGTGTGCTTCCGGGTGAAGGCGTTGCCCCGCGGGTTGTCGGGGCCGATGGGGACGCGGGCGGCGTCGACCTCCACCACCCGGTTGGCGGTGCCGTCCAGGGCCATGTCGAGCCGGGCGCAGAAGAGGTGCTGGTGGAGGGGCGCGCCGAGGCCGGGGGCGATCTCCGTGGCGTAGGGGTAGTCGCCGCCCGGGTGGGCGGAGGTGAACACGATCCCGGTGGCCTTGGCCTCGAACTCGATCGTGCCGTCGAGGTAGAGGTACCAGAAGAAGCCGTAGTCGTAGTTGCCGACGGTGGTGAAGAAGGAGACGACCATGCGCCGCTGGCGCCTGGTCTCGGACGATCCCGCCCACAGGTCGCTGTGCTTCCACAGCACCCCGAAGTCCTCCTCGTGCATGCACACGGCGTTGGGGAGGGTCTGGGGCTCGCCTCGCTCGTCGGCGACGACGGCGTCCATGTAGGTGATGTCGCCGAGGCAGTCGCAGCCCAGTCTGAGGGCGTTGGCGTGGCGGCCGACCATGTACTCGCCGGTGTCGAAGTAGTTCTGCCAGGACCGCACGGGCGAGGGATCGGCGTAGGGGACGACCATCTCGGCGATCGAGGCGCGGTGGATGATCGGCCTCCGCCGTCCCCGGTCGCGGTCCGCGAAGGCGATCTGGTGCAGGACCAGGCCCTCGCGTGCGTCGAAGCCGATCCGCAGCGACCAGTTCTCCCAGCTCAGCATGTTGCCGTCGAGGGTGAAGCCTGGCCCCTCGGGCTGGGTGATCTCGATGGGCTTCTGGGTGGTGCGCGGCGGCCCGCTCACCTCGGTATCGGGGTAGTTGCCGGACTCGGCGGGGATCGGCACGGCACCGAAGTCGAGGACCCGGTCGACGGACTTGTCGACGACGTCGACGTAGGCGACGAGGCCGTCCACCGGGTGCGCCCAGGCGTGGTCGCTCTCGTGCTCCTGGACGAAGGCGAGTCCGCGCAGGACGCGGCGGCCGCGCTCCTCGGGGTACTCGTCGTCGTAGACCCCGGCCGACAGCGGAGCCACCCGGACGGTGGAGGGGTCCAGGTCGCGGGCGCGCAGGGCGGCCAGCCAGTCCTCGTCGGTGGAGAGGATCTCCTCCACCAGCGCGAACTCCTCGTCCAGGACGGGCAGTTGGCCGTCGGTGGCCGCGTCCAGGGTGCGGTCGGAGTCCACGCGCCCGTGGGTGAGGGACACGACGAGGTCGTGGGCGGGTCCGCCGCCGGTGTCGTGCAGCAGGACGCGGACGCGGCGGTCGACGGGCGCGCCGGGTTCGTGCGCCAGGAGGTCGGCCTTGGCGGGCTCCTCCAGCCCGAGGTAGCCGAACCTGGTGGCGTCGGTGGCGTGCCCGGTCGTGGTGAGCAGGGTGCGGGCGGCGGTGATCTCGTCGGGGGTGAGGGCGTCGAGGGGATGCGCCGCCGAAGTGTCGGTGGTGGCCATCGGTTCCTCCGGGGTGGGTGGGACGGGGACGGGGTCGGGTGCGGTGCGGGCGCGCGGTGGTGGACGCGGACGGGCCGGGCGGGTGGCCGGTGGCCGCGGGGCGGCTCTCGCATCCCGCGGCCACCGGGGCGGCCGGTCAGGCCAGGTTGGTCCAGATGCTCTTGACCTGGGTGAACGCCTCGATGCCGGACCAGCCCATCTCCCGGCCGAGGCCGGAGGCCTTCATCCCGCCCCAGGCCGCCGCGGCGTCCAGGAACGGCGGCATGTTGATCCACACCGTGCCGGCGCGCACCCGGGCGGCGAGCCGGTTCGCGGTCCCGATGTCGCGGGACCAGATCACCGCCGCGAGCCCGTACTCGGTGTCGTTGGCGCGGGCGACGAGCTCGTCGGGATCGTCGTAGGGCAGCACCGACAGGACCGGTCCGAAGATCTCCTCGCGGGCGATGCGCATGTCGTCGGTGACGCCGGAGAACACGGCGGGGCGCACGAAGAACCCGCGGTCGTCGTCGAGCGGGGCGCGGTCGTGCAGGTGGGCGCCGTCCTCCTGGCCGATGCGCACGTAGCTCTCGGCCTGGTCGCGCTGCTCGGCGGAGACCACCGGGCCCATCTGGGTGTCCTCGGCCAGCCCGTGGCCGAGCTTCATGGCCGCGGCCCCGGCGGCGAGCTTCTCCGCGAACTCGTCGTGGCGCGCGGCGTCGACGAAGAAGCGCGTGTAGGCGGCGCAGACCTGGCCGGAGTTGAGCAGCCCGCCCATGAGGTTGCCCGCGACGGCGGCGTCGATGTCGGCGTCCGAGGCGATGACGGAGGGTGCCTTGCCGCCCAGTTCGAGCGAGACGTGCTTGAGCTCGCGGCCCGCCTGGGCGCCGATCTCCCGGCCGACCTCGGTGGAGCCGGTGAAGGACACCTTGGCGACTCCGGGGTGGCGGACCAGGGCCTTGCCGACCTCGGGTCCGCCGGTGACGACGTTGACGACCCCGTCGGGGATGCCCGCCTCCTTGACCAGCTCGGCCAGCCGCAGGGTGGTGAGCGGGGTCTGCTCGGCGGGCTTGACGACCACCGTGTTGCCGGTGGCCAGGGCCGGGGCGAGCTTCCACATCAGGATCATGAGGGGGAAGTTCCACGGCGTGATGAGCGCGCACACGCCGAGCGGTTCGCGGCGGGTGCGGTAGTCGACGTCCGGGATGGACAGCGGCGCGGTGACACCGGTGATCTTGGTGACCCAGCCCGCGTAGTAGCGCAGGTGCTCGACGGCGTTGGGGACGGCGAACCCGCCGCTGACGCCGAGCGGCTGCCCCTGGTCGCTGGTCTCCAGGCGGGCGAAGGCGTCGGCGTCGGCCTCCAGCAGGTCGGCGAGCCGGAGCAGGAGCTTGGCGCGGGCGGCGGGGAGCATGCCGGCCCACTCGGCGGACTCGAAGGCCCGCGCGGCGGCGGCCACCGCAGCGTTCACGTCGGCCTCGGTCCCCTCGGGCACCTCGGCCAGGACCTCGCCCGTGGCCGGATCGAGGGTCGGGAAGGTGGTCCCGTTCCCCTTGCTCCACTCTCCGTCGATCAGCATCTCGGTCCGCATCGGGGCCACCTGGCCTTTCCCTCGTGGTTCGTGTGGGTGTTCGTGCTGCTGGTGCTGCTGGTGTTGCCGGATCTGGTGCGGTGCGGAGGTCACGCGTGGTCGGCGAGGATGAGGTCGGCGGCCTTCTCGCCGACCATGATCGCCGGGGCGTTGGTGTTGCCCGAGGGGACCGAGGGCATGACGGAGGCGTCCGCGACGCGCAACCCGTCCATGCCGTGGACCCGCAGGGCCGGGTCGACCACGGACAGGGAGTCCACGCCCATCCGGCAGGTGCCGACCTGGTGGTGGTAGGTGGTGACCGCGCGGCGGACGTACTCGCGCAGGTCGTCCCGGGTACGGGCGTCCGGACCGGGGGCCACCTCGGTCTCGCGCCAGGTGTCGAAGGCGGCGGCACCGCCGATCTCGCGGCAGATCTCGACCGCGTCCACCAGGGCTTCGAGGTCGTGCGGTTCGGCCAGGAGGTTCGGGTCGACCAGGGGCGCGTCGCCGGGGTCGGCGGAGGCCAGCCGCAGGGTGCCCCGGGAGAGCGGGCGCACGACCCCGGGCGCGATGGTGTAGCCGTGCTCGGGCACGGGATAGCCGTCGGCGGGCAGCACCATGTGGATGAACAGGGGCTGGAGGTCGGGCACGGTCCTGGCCGGATCGGAGCTCGCGAAGAGCTGGGCCTCCAGCAGGTTGCCGGTACCGGGCGGCAGGGGGCGGCTCGCGGCGTAGACGTTGCTGATCAGCAGGTGGTCGTGCAGGTTCTCGCCGACACCGGGAAGGTCGGCGCGGACGTCGATGCCGAGTTCGGTGAGGTGGTCGGCTGGCCCGATCCCGCTGTGCAGCAGGATCTGCGGTGAGCCGATCGCGCCGCCGCTGAGCACGGTCTCGCGGGCCGCGCGCGCCTGGTGGAGCTGTCCGTCGGACTCGTACTCCACCCCTACGGCGCGCCCCGACTCCACGACCACGCGGTGGACCAGGGCGCCGGTGGTGACGGTGAGCCCGGAGTGGTCCCGGACCGGTTCGACGAAGCCGCGCCAGGCGCTCATCCGCCGGTCGTCGGCGATGGTGACGTGGTTGTAGCCGACGCCGACCATGTGCTCACCGTTGAAGTCCTCGGTGAGGGGGTGGCCCAGGGAGAGCGCCGCCTCCACGAAGGCGCGGGAGGTGGGGTGCGGGTCGGCGATCCGGGTGACCGGGAGGTGGCCGCCGGCGCCGTGCCAGTGCCCGGCTCCGTCGGCGTGGTCCTCCGAGCGCCTGAACAGGGGCAGGACGCTGTCCCAGTCCCAGCCGGTGCAGCCCTGGTAGGCCCAGGCGTCGTAGTCGGCGCGGTGTCCGCGCACGTAGATCATCCCGTTGAGGGAGCTGCTGCCGCCGAGGACGCGTCCGCGCGGCCAGTGCAGGGAGCGCCCGGCGGCGTGCTTCTGCGGGACCGTCATGACGGCCCAGTCCACGTCGGAGTGCCAGAGCCCGGGCCACCCGCGCGGGTCGTGGATGGCCGGTTCGTCGTCGGCGGGGCCGGCCTCGACGACGTGCACGGTGAGGCCCGCGTCCAGGAGCCGGCGGGTGAGGACGCTGCCCGACGAGCCGGCGCCGACGATGACGACGTCGTGTTCGGAGGAGGTGGCTGCGGACATGGACGGGTCCCTTCCTGCGACGTTTCGACTGTGCTGCGGAAGCTACGCCGGTGACGCCGGTCACTGTCGCCATCGCGCGCACGGCCGTTCGCCGATTCGCGCACGGGCCTGGTCAGCGCCGTGACCGCCCTTGCCGGGCGGTAGTGACGCGGTTAACATCCGAGGAACCCGGCATCGTTCGTACGCCCACGTCAGGCACGAGGTGTGGGGGAAGGGAGGTGGGTGTGACCACCACGCACTCCGTTGACCGCAGGAGCCGCCGGGGAAGCATCGACCGGCTCGACACCTTCGAGGACGCCGCCTCCCGGGCCTTCGCTCCCCTGCGTATGCGGACCACCGACAACCTGCCCTTCCAGGGTGTGATCACCTCGGCGCGGGTGGACCAGTTGGTGCTCACGCACATCACCGCCGACCCGGTCGTGGTGCGGCGCGACGCCACGGTGATGGGGTCCTCCGACCCCGACCTGATCAAGGTGGCCTGGCACGGCGCGGGACGGGCGGGGGTGGACCAGCGCGGACGGCAGTGCCTGCTGAGCCCCGGCGACCTGGTGGTGTACGAGACGGGGCACCCCTACGAGCTGCCGTTCTGGGAGCCCTACGACACCGTGGTGGTCGGGGTCCCCAGCGCGCGCTTCGGAGCGCACGCGGACGTGTTGCGGCGCCGGGTGGCGATGCCGGTCCGGGCGGACATCGGTCTGCGCGGGCTCGTGTCGGCGATGTTCCAGGGGATGGCGTCCGGTGAGGTGGGCGAGGACGCGAGCGGGGCGGCGCAGCACCACATGGCGTCGGCGCTGGTGTCGCTGGTGTGCGCGGCGTTCTCGGACACGGTCCCGTGCGACGACGAGGACCCGCTGGACCGGGTGCGGGCGTACTGCCTGGCCAACCTGGGGGAGCCGGGCCTGTCGGTGGAGTCGGTGGCGGCGGCACACGGGATGTCGACGCGGTACCTGTACAAGCTGTGCCGGGCGGGGGGATTCACCCTGGCGCGGTGGGTCAGGTCGGAGCGGTTGGCCCGGATCCGGCGCGACCTGGCGGACCCGATGCTCGCCGAGCGGTCGACGTCGGCGATCGCGGCGCGGTGGGGTGTGCTGGACACGGGGCACCTGGGGCGCATGCTGCGCGCGGAGTTCGGCGTGACGGCACGGGAGATCCGCGCGGAGGCACGTCGGCCCTGACCTCGCGCCCCGGACCGGCGGCGAATCTCGTCGTGGAGAGAAACAGCAGGTCGATGCGGGTGTGTCCCCTCGCGCCCTATTTACTGAACGATCGGTCTGTAATACTGTGCCAGCAGAGTCGCAGCCGGAGGAGAGGACCGCCAGGTGTCCGCAGTACTGGAGAGCTACGCGCAGGGATCATGGTTCACACCGTCGGACGAGGGCACGCCCCTGCCCGACGCCAACACCGGCGAGACCGTCGCCCGGTACTCGCGCAAGGGCCCCGACGTCGGCGCGATGGTGGAGTACGCGCGAACCGTCGGCGGCCCCGCCGTGCGGGCGCTGACCTTCCACCAGAGGGCCAACCTCCTCAAGGAGGTCGCCAAGCACCTCATGGGGTACAAGGACGAGTTCTACGCGCTCTCCCACCGGACCGGCGCCACCGCGCGCGACACGATGGTCGACGTCGACGGCGGTTTCGGCACGCTGTTCAGCTTCTCCAGCAAGGGGCGGCGCGAGCTGCCCAACTCCACCGTCATCCCGGACGGGCCGCTGGAGCCGCTGGGCAGGGCCGGCACGTTCGCCGCCCAGCACGTGTACACCTCCCGTCCGGGCGTGGCCGTGCAGATCAACGCCTTCAACTTCCCCGTCTGGGGGATGCTGGAGAAGCTCGCGCCCGCCTTCATCGCGGGCCTGCCGAGCATCGTCAAGCCCGCTCCGCAGACCGCCTACCTCACGGTCGCGGTCGTACGGCGGATCATCGAGTCCGGGCTGCTGCCGGAGGGTGCGCTCCAACTGCTCAGCGCGGGCCACGAGGGCCTGGCCGATGCCCTGGGGCCGCAGGACATCCTGTCCTTCACCGGTTCGGCGGCCACCGGGGCGATCCTGCGCAACCACCCGAACGTCGTCAGCGGCGG
This genomic interval carries:
- a CDS encoding YbaK/EbsC family protein encodes the protein MTEALEWTRPGEHPDWLAEPTRAALAGLGERERDQVRVAEIDPELADTAAFCERYGMPLETSANCVVLAAKRGGEVTYAACMVLATQRADVNGMVRRHLGARKISFAPMDEATGMTGMEYGGITPFGLPSEWPVLVDKAVVDTPSVVVGSGLRRSKLYVPGPLVGELPGAEVLSLVKE
- a CDS encoding PASTA domain-containing protein encodes the protein MATPSPDTLFGLTLHGRYVLGQRVRSGPSGTVHTAHDLTVDNLVMVTVMHPGSVADPGAVHAFDSRVQTLETVTHPGLARTLGHGRDGDHVYAVTEYERGEGLDRVLTDGDAALRYSPGTALTIVADVLSALDALHQAGIVHGGVEAGHVLLDDEGRVTVTGLPLLADASAGREPDTSEDVHAAGRLLHTLITGVGTAPHEGPLRPSSHVDGIPPDVDMLVANATDPTPRYRPRDAAKYLTMVEQVMRSLPRGDGDGDPAETRPIPVIGAEAQAGAAFAPGTGADRGRNRGREGAPPWRRVPVLVSAAALAVVLLAVVGWAALAPDDTIELPDVTGSAPAEAEAVLAELGADLVVRRAESYDDAVESGAVAATEPAAGTEVETGDEVTLVVSIGARSVEVPDVTGGTESEARTALREAGFTDIEVVMEHSGEEAPGTVLSTKPAAGEQGDREEPVVVSVSEGVVVPSLIGTDQAEAAALLDEAGLTAVIVEAPHDDVVVGEVFGQDPEPGSILPEDANVSITVSTGPEEPEVEESETEDDEEDREGERDGDTDQEEDRDRDGDDGQGGGRGGDDGSCSGAAWHPNTQYQTGDRVHYQGREYEARWWVEGAHNRPGDGGDWGPWADLGPC
- a CDS encoding aldehyde dehydrogenase produces the protein MRTEMLIDGEWSKGNGTTFPTLDPATGEVLAEVPEGTEADVNAAVAAAARAFESAEWAGMLPAARAKLLLRLADLLEADADAFARLETSDQGQPLGVSGGFAVPNAVEHLRYYAGWVTKITGVTAPLSIPDVDYRTRREPLGVCALITPWNFPLMILMWKLAPALATGNTVVVKPAEQTPLTTLRLAELVKEAGIPDGVVNVVTGGPEVGKALVRHPGVAKVSFTGSTEVGREIGAQAGRELKHVSLELGGKAPSVIASDADIDAAVAGNLMGGLLNSGQVCAAYTRFFVDAARHDEFAEKLAAGAAAMKLGHGLAEDTQMGPVVSAEQRDQAESYVRIGQEDGAHLHDRAPLDDDRGFFVRPAVFSGVTDDMRIAREEIFGPVLSVLPYDDPDELVARANDTEYGLAAVIWSRDIGTANRLAARVRAGTVWINMPPFLDAAAAWGGMKASGLGREMGWSGIEAFTQVKSIWTNLA
- a CDS encoding ADP-ribosylglycohydrolase family protein, which produces MTPPPPGTVGDRAAGVLLGAACGDALGVPYEFARRLADHEVPEMVGGGLGPYAPGEYSDDTQMAVCIAETLRDHDAPLSHRALQQTAEAFLAWRRDGASDIGHQTQKVLGEVEHARGTENVAQEMASVSERLFESGLPSAGNGSLMRTGPLALAYLDDPAGLAVAADRYSRLTHGDPLASEACVLWCEGVRRAVVRGDLSGVRAGVELLPVGRQASWAAWLDEAEERPPHAFEGNGFVVRTLQAAWSAVSLGDAEEAAEGGSRSTESLRLQHSLWAAVRAGDDTDTVAAIAGALLGARYGASAIPDEYLSAVHGWPGYRAADLARLALAVTDRHS
- a CDS encoding primary-amine oxidase; the encoded protein is MATTDTSAAHPLDALTPDEITAARTLLTTTGHATDATRFGYLGLEEPAKADLLAHEPGAPVDRRVRVLLHDTGGGPAHDLVVSLTHGRVDSDRTLDAATDGQLPVLDEEFALVEEILSTDEDWLAALRARDLDPSTVRVAPLSAGVYDDEYPEERGRRVLRGLAFVQEHESDHAWAHPVDGLVAYVDVVDKSVDRVLDFGAVPIPAESGNYPDTEVSGPPRTTQKPIEITQPEGPGFTLDGNMLSWENWSLRIGFDAREGLVLHQIAFADRDRGRRRPIIHRASIAEMVVPYADPSPVRSWQNYFDTGEYMVGRHANALRLGCDCLGDITYMDAVVADERGEPQTLPNAVCMHEEDFGVLWKHSDLWAGSSETRRQRRMVVSFFTTVGNYDYGFFWYLYLDGTIEFEAKATGIVFTSAHPGGDYPYATEIAPGLGAPLHQHLFCARLDMALDGTANRVVEVDAARVPIGPDNPRGNAFTRKHTVLATEAQAQRDADASVDRVWHITNPDSPNRLGQPVGYALQPEGKPVLLADPASSIAARAAFATRHLWVTAYDPAERYPAGDFVNQHPGGAGLPAYAAADRDLDGRDLVVWHTFGLTHAPRPEDWPIMPVDYTGFTLRPVGFFDRNPTLDVPATSAGSCHAPGPDTAHTEGRDHCHG
- a CDS encoding APC family permease, which translates into the protein MAERAAESAPETGARPGLQGSLGTAGIVFLVVAAASPLVAIGGALPVMMAIGNGAGAPVSYLVVTVVLLLFSVGYAGMSRHVEGAGAFFAYVTAGLGRTTGAGAVGLALLSYTAIQAAVYGLAGAALGGAVAAYGGPDLPWWLWSGVLLAVVAVLGFRSVDVGTRVLSVLIVCEVGVLAVLVGAVLLRGGAEGPSAEPFTAGAFLSGSPGIGLMFAVACFIGFEATAIYSEEAREPGRAVPRATYAAVLLIGGFYTLVSWAVVVGVGAGRAQAAALDDIEGLVFSVAHLYAGPGVAATMEILLLTSLFTALLAFHNTIARYLYAIGHTGGALSPLAGTHARHGSPHVASLVQSAAAALLIGAFALVRADPVLQVFTWMSGMATLGVLALMVLVSVAVVVFFARTGVDRRWWHARIAPVLGAVGLVCVAALVLSNFTTLIDGSVGLAALFVVLLAAAFAAGAVPAALRRE